One genomic window of uncultured delta proteobacterium includes the following:
- the hsrA gene encoding putative transport protein HsrA (Evidence 3 : Function proposed based on presence of conserved amino acid motif, structural feature or limited homology), whose protein sequence is MALSTIPQPAVTVAADSTEPPPPAVSPMLRWIVAVAFFMQMLDGTILNTALPGIARDLMVSPLRMQSAVIAYMLTTALFIPASGWIADRFGTKRVFILAIFLFSLGSLLCALSQTLEFLVISRVVQGLGGALMVPVGRLAVLRAYPRRELVRVLSFITIPGLVGPLVGPMAGGFLVEYASWHWIFLINIPVGVLGIILAAFCMPDIAPGTGWKFDTSGFLLFGASMVLVTFSMEGLGELHLPKVQVTLLCALGLMFLGIYWLRALRTEHPLFDPRIFRTRSFAVGICGNLFARLGSGGVPFLMPLFLQLGLGFSPFFAGATMIPTALAGIAGKSLITRLVERIGFRKFLTANTAIVGLLIASFAWVDAATPYPVLLLHLAVFGTFNSMQFTAMNSVTLVDLENEHAGSGNSLLSVTMQVSVTCGVAMAAALLNGFSGAETLATDSPIPITIFTRTFLCVGVFTSVTALIFAQVPRDAGREARSEYKKDA, encoded by the coding sequence ATGGCACTATCAACCATCCCCCAACCGGCGGTAACCGTTGCCGCCGATAGTACAGAGCCGCCCCCTCCGGCCGTGTCGCCCATGCTGCGCTGGATCGTGGCCGTGGCCTTTTTCATGCAGATGCTGGACGGCACGATCCTGAACACGGCGCTGCCGGGCATCGCGCGGGATCTCATGGTCTCGCCGCTGCGCATGCAGTCCGCGGTCATCGCCTACATGTTGACGACCGCCCTTTTTATCCCGGCCTCGGGCTGGATTGCCGACCGCTTCGGCACGAAGCGGGTCTTTATTCTCGCTATTTTCCTGTTCTCCTTGGGATCGCTGTTATGCGCGCTCTCACAGACCCTTGAGTTCCTGGTTATTTCCCGCGTGGTGCAAGGGCTGGGCGGCGCGCTGATGGTGCCCGTGGGACGGCTCGCCGTTCTCCGCGCCTATCCCCGCAGGGAGCTTGTGCGCGTTCTCAGCTTCATCACCATCCCCGGGCTTGTCGGCCCACTGGTGGGCCCGATGGCGGGCGGCTTTTTAGTGGAATACGCCTCCTGGCACTGGATATTCCTTATCAACATCCCGGTCGGGGTTCTCGGCATCATTCTCGCGGCGTTCTGCATGCCCGACATAGCGCCCGGCACGGGCTGGAAGTTCGATACCTCCGGATTTCTGTTGTTCGGCGCCTCCATGGTCCTGGTCACCTTCTCCATGGAAGGGCTCGGGGAACTGCATCTGCCGAAGGTCCAGGTCACTCTTTTGTGCGCGCTCGGCCTGATGTTCCTCGGGATATACTGGCTGCGCGCCCTGCGGACGGAGCACCCGCTTTTTGACCCGCGCATTTTCCGCACCCGGAGTTTTGCCGTGGGCATCTGCGGCAACTTGTTCGCGCGGCTCGGCTCCGGCGGCGTTCCGTTCCTGATGCCGCTCTTCCTCCAACTGGGGTTGGGATTTTCGCCGTTTTTCGCCGGGGCGACCATGATCCCGACGGCGCTCGCGGGCATAGCGGGCAAAAGCCTTATCACGCGGCTTGTGGAACGGATCGGCTTCCGGAAATTTCTGACGGCGAATACGGCGATTGTCGGCCTCTTGATAGCCAGTTTCGCCTGGGTGGACGCGGCCACGCCCTACCCGGTGCTGCTGCTGCACCTAGCCGTTTTCGGCACGTTCAACTCCATGCAGTTCACGGCCATGAACTCCGTAACCCTGGTGGATCTGGAAAACGAACACGCGGGCAGCGGCAACAGTCTGCTCTCCGTGACCATGCAGGTTTCCGTCACCTGCGGGGTCGCCATGGCGGCGGCCCTTTTGAACGGGTTCAGCGGCGCGGAAACCCTCGCGACGGACAGCCCCATCCCCATTACCATCTTCACCCGGACGTTTTTGTGCGTGGGCGTCTTCACGTCCGTCACGGCCCTGATATTCGCCCAGGTGCCGCGCGACGCGGGAAGAGAAGCCCGGAGCGAGTACAAAAAAGACGCGTAA
- a CDS encoding hypothetical protein (Evidence 5 : No homology to any previously reported sequences): MTVMYDKELYARDRKKLSERACRLRLFPQVLIHLTIENGFAQGFALTRRRSWYEYSESSHSRGRVGNAFASRIEEYPQGDVAHLQQARGAICR; the protein is encoded by the coding sequence GTGACAGTCATGTATGATAAGGAACTTTATGCGCGAGACCGGAAAAAATTATCAGAACGCGCGTGCCGGCTGCGACTTTTCCCGCAAGTTCTGATACATCTGACGATAGAGAACGGATTTGCCCAAGGATTTGCACTGACGCGAAGAAGGAGTTGGTATGAATATTCGGAAAGTAGTCATTCCCGTGGCCGGGTGGGGAACGCGTTCGCTTCCCGCATCGAAGAATATCCCCAAGGAGATGTTGCCCATCTACAACAAGCCCGTGGTGCAATATGTCGTTGA
- the gtaB gene encoding UTP--glucose-1-phosphate uridylyltransferase, which produces MNIRKVVIPVAGWGTRSLPASKNIPKEMLPIYNKPVVQYVVEEAIQAGVKDVVFITNKDKHAIEDHFDYNLQLEAVLERGGKKELLATVRAVAEMVNVISIRQKKQLGLGHAVLCAKDVVRSDEAFGICVGDDLMFGDHTGLSQLLEVVNKTGMPCIGVMEVPKNKVNRYGIVAGDRVEPGIWRITEMVEKPPVEKAPSNLAIVGRYILTPDIFDYLEKAEPGHGGEIQLTDSLAHLAADKGMLAVKMKGSRFDAGDWVDYLTANIYFGLHDEEIRDSLLARLEIVMEYAAAQRKG; this is translated from the coding sequence ATGAATATTCGGAAAGTAGTCATTCCCGTGGCCGGGTGGGGAACGCGTTCGCTTCCCGCATCGAAGAATATCCCCAAGGAGATGTTGCCCATCTACAACAAGCCCGTGGTGCAATATGTCGTTGAAGAGGCTATCCAGGCCGGGGTAAAGGACGTGGTGTTCATCACCAACAAGGACAAACACGCCATCGAGGACCACTTCGACTACAACCTGCAACTGGAGGCCGTGCTCGAGCGCGGGGGCAAAAAGGAACTCCTTGCCACGGTGCGGGCCGTTGCCGAGATGGTGAACGTCATTTCCATCCGCCAGAAAAAGCAGCTCGGCCTCGGGCACGCGGTTCTGTGCGCCAAGGACGTCGTCCGTTCCGACGAGGCATTCGGCATCTGCGTGGGGGACGACCTCATGTTCGGCGACCATACGGGCCTTTCCCAGCTCCTGGAAGTGGTCAACAAAACCGGCATGCCCTGCATCGGGGTCATGGAAGTGCCGAAGAACAAGGTCAACCGTTACGGCATCGTGGCGGGCGACAGGGTAGAGCCCGGCATCTGGCGCATCACCGAGATGGTGGAAAAGCCCCCGGTGGAGAAAGCGCCGTCCAACCTCGCCATCGTGGGCCGTTACATCCTGACCCCGGATATTTTTGACTACCTTGAAAAAGCGGAACCCGGCCACGGCGGGGAAATCCAGCTGACCGACTCCCTTGCCCACCTCGCGGCGGACAAGGGCATGCTGGCCGTCAAAATGAAGGGCAGCCGGTTCGACGCGGGCGATTGGGTGGATTATCTCACCGCCAACATCTATTTCGGGCTGCACGACGAGGAAATCCGCGACAGTCTGCTCGCCAGGCTCGAAATTGTTATGGAATACGCCGCCGCGCAGCGAAAAGGCTAA
- a CDS encoding hypothetical protein (Evidence 5 : No homology to any previously reported sequences): MTDNATPDSQTPEPQISEQPPAPKRTGGFLKKFLLFLLLLTAGAGGYCAYDAYTFVNTPASADPKDITIDILPGATFDRVAWDLYKAGALKDVFRFRVMAKLQKKLGAIQAGEFTVNTGWTPRQLLTHLTSGKANLYRLALREGLPWWEVAKLVEEGGFATAADFEAVIHDPEFLRQYGIPFANAEGFLYPETYLLRKPKDIGGRAQAETVARILVEMFWKRTWPELTQFAAANTSAKGTAIYLPDFTLKNGVPVRVTPQAAPAQPASPADGAPQTPPAQSNTPSGSATQTTPPAPAPPLLVPVSAENLRYLVILASLVERETGVTEERARVAGVYANRMRIGMLLQCDPTIIYGLGKNQSGPIRKSQLEDEKNPYNTYKHPGLTPGPICSPGAASILAAVAPEDHKYLYFVATGKPDGTHTFSTNLRDHEKAVSVYRAAQRR, translated from the coding sequence ATGACCGACAACGCCACCCCCGACTCCCAAACGCCCGAACCCCAAATTTCCGAGCAACCCCCCGCGCCCAAACGCACGGGCGGGTTCTTGAAAAAATTCCTCCTCTTCCTGCTGTTGCTGACGGCCGGAGCGGGCGGTTACTGCGCCTATGACGCCTATACCTTTGTGAACACGCCCGCCTCGGCGGACCCCAAGGACATCACCATCGACATCCTGCCCGGCGCGACCTTTGACCGTGTGGCCTGGGATCTTTACAAAGCCGGGGCCCTCAAGGACGTTTTCCGCTTCCGCGTCATGGCGAAACTACAAAAAAAACTCGGCGCGATCCAGGCCGGGGAGTTTACGGTCAATACCGGCTGGACGCCGAGGCAGCTCCTTACCCACCTGACGTCCGGCAAGGCCAACCTGTACCGCCTGGCATTACGCGAAGGCCTTCCCTGGTGGGAGGTGGCGAAGCTGGTGGAAGAAGGCGGGTTTGCCACGGCCGCCGATTTCGAAGCCGTGATCCACGACCCCGAATTCCTGCGCCAGTATGGCATCCCCTTTGCCAACGCCGAAGGGTTCCTGTACCCGGAAACCTATCTTTTACGGAAACCCAAGGATATCGGCGGCCGGGCCCAGGCGGAAACAGTGGCCCGTATTCTGGTGGAAATGTTCTGGAAGCGGACCTGGCCGGAACTGACCCAATTCGCGGCAGCCAATACCAGCGCCAAGGGTACGGCCATATACCTGCCCGACTTCACGCTGAAAAACGGCGTGCCCGTGCGCGTGACGCCGCAGGCCGCCCCTGCCCAACCGGCCTCGCCTGCCGACGGCGCGCCGCAAACGCCCCCTGCCCAATCAAACACGCCATCAGGTAGCGCCACGCAAACAACCCCGCCAGCTCCGGCGCCGCCGCTGCTGGTTCCGGTTTCCGCCGAAAACCTGCGCTACCTTGTCATTCTTGCATCCCTGGTGGAACGGGAAACGGGCGTTACCGAGGAACGCGCCCGCGTAGCCGGGGTTTACGCCAACCGGATGCGGATCGGCATGCTGCTCCAGTGCGACCCGACCATCATCTACGGACTGGGCAAAAACCAGAGCGGCCCCATCCGCAAATCCCAGCTGGAAGATGAAAAGAATCCCTACAACACTTACAAGCATCCGGGGTTGACGCCCGGCCCCATCTGCTCGCCCGGCGCGGCGTCCATCCTGGCCGCCGTGGCCCCGGAAGACCACAAGTACCTGTATTTCGTGGCCACGGGCAAACCCGACGGCACCCACACCTTCAGCACAAATTTACGCGACCACGAAAAGGCCGTCTCAGTCTACCGCGCGGCGCAAAGACGATAA
- the priA gene encoding Primosomal protein N' — protein sequence MQRFANKGQGTVLADAVLLSPPFSVLTYGLPPYLPREAWSAGMRVAAPLGRGSRAAVILALRGEGEGDPPPPGLKNLLWPLERHPLLSPEYLDLVRQLALRQSVPMGRILGTVLPSPLRTGKARIRFLGEGMGKDVAPLAMAGLDDAALASCAGAWMRGDAVCLGAVDDPLENEICSLGQDPPWPVRPRAARQMEVLEYLYSHGAVSRRKLADDLGAQGAAALALLAERGLVCIAAAETPPPAHAALSSEAVSLAVAFDLTAEQDAALEAFRACLERGEAATHLLHGVTGSGKSVVYMALAAACLARGRSVMLLAPEVALAHKLFADAKEHLPDAPVYLYHGYQTAVLRDHTFRSVAARDAACLVVGTRSALFLPVANLGAIVMDEEHDTSFKQDEGLPYQAKEVAWYRAATEKALLVLGSATPDVKTFHAAQEGLFPLHTLPDRVGGGTLPSVRLVSVAKGLGASADGVLAPESVAALAACVERGDQAVILLNRRGYAPLMYCLDCGKVLQCPECSISLTYHKGRERAVCHYCGHSQPYPAPCPSCNGMHFLPMGEGTEKLEESLAPLLKSGTRILRLDRDSTRRPGMVESILNAFARKEAQVLVGTQMLSKGHHFPDVTLVIAADADLGLNLPDYRAAERTFQLLVQASGRSGRGEKAGEVVIQTRDPGHYCWEFVKTGDYAGFYAQEIARREKRKYPPFVRLALLRMSFAKDSPKGELLMQEVAQAVRTKAREAGLTVLGPAPAPIAMLRGMRRFHCLIKAESWGPVRDLYLLAQQKAGRSGTLRLALDLDPVNML from the coding sequence ATGCAGCGGTTTGCAAACAAGGGGCAGGGAACCGTTCTCGCCGACGCCGTGCTGCTGAGCCCGCCGTTCAGTGTCCTGACCTACGGCCTGCCGCCGTATCTTCCCCGCGAAGCCTGGAGCGCGGGGATGCGGGTTGCCGCGCCCCTTGGCAGGGGGAGCAGGGCCGCCGTCATCCTTGCCCTGCGCGGGGAAGGCGAGGGAGACCCGCCCCCGCCCGGCCTGAAAAATCTTTTGTGGCCCCTTGAGCGGCACCCGCTTCTTTCCCCGGAATACCTCGATCTGGTCCGCCAGCTGGCCTTAAGGCAATCCGTCCCCATGGGCCGCATTCTCGGGACCGTGCTGCCTTCCCCCCTGCGGACGGGCAAGGCCCGCATCCGCTTCCTGGGCGAAGGCATGGGGAAGGACGTCGCGCCGCTCGCCATGGCCGGTCTTGATGATGCCGCTCTGGCCTCCTGCGCCGGGGCCTGGATGCGCGGGGATGCCGTGTGCCTTGGCGCGGTTGACGACCCCCTGGAAAACGAGATCTGTTCCCTGGGCCAGGACCCGCCCTGGCCGGTACGCCCACGGGCGGCGCGGCAAATGGAGGTTCTCGAGTATCTGTACAGCCACGGGGCGGTCAGCCGCCGCAAGCTGGCGGACGACCTCGGCGCGCAGGGCGCCGCCGCCCTGGCTCTCTTGGCGGAACGCGGGCTTGTTTGCATAGCGGCGGCGGAAACGCCACCCCCGGCCCATGCCGCGCTTTCTTCCGAGGCCGTTTCCCTGGCGGTTGCCTTTGATCTGACGGCGGAGCAGGACGCCGCCCTTGAGGCGTTTCGCGCCTGTCTGGAAAGGGGGGAGGCCGCGACGCACCTCCTGCACGGGGTCACGGGCAGCGGGAAGAGCGTCGTCTATATGGCGCTGGCCGCCGCCTGCCTTGCGCGGGGCCGTTCCGTGATGCTGCTGGCCCCGGAAGTGGCGCTCGCCCACAAACTCTTTGCCGACGCCAAAGAACACCTGCCGGACGCGCCGGTCTATCTCTACCACGGGTACCAGACCGCCGTTTTGCGCGACCATACCTTCCGGTCCGTCGCGGCCCGCGATGCCGCCTGCCTGGTTGTGGGCACGCGCTCGGCGTTGTTTTTGCCCGTCGCCAACCTGGGCGCCATCGTCATGGACGAGGAGCACGACACTTCTTTCAAGCAGGATGAGGGGTTGCCGTACCAGGCCAAGGAAGTCGCCTGGTACAGGGCGGCCACGGAAAAGGCGCTGCTTGTTCTCGGTTCCGCCACGCCGGACGTGAAAACATTTCACGCCGCCCAGGAGGGGCTTTTTCCCCTGCATACCTTGCCCGACCGCGTCGGCGGCGGCACCTTGCCTTCCGTCCGGCTGGTTTCCGTGGCAAAGGGCCTCGGCGCGTCGGCGGACGGCGTGCTTGCCCCGGAAAGCGTCGCCGCGCTTGCCGCCTGCGTGGAGCGGGGCGATCAGGCGGTCATTTTATTGAACCGGCGGGGATATGCGCCGCTCATGTACTGCCTGGACTGCGGCAAGGTGCTGCAATGCCCGGAGTGCTCCATCAGCCTGACGTACCACAAGGGGCGCGAGCGGGCCGTCTGTCATTACTGCGGCCATTCCCAGCCGTATCCGGCTCCCTGCCCGTCCTGCAACGGCATGCATTTTCTGCCCATGGGCGAAGGTACGGAAAAGCTTGAGGAAAGCCTGGCCCCCCTCCTGAAATCCGGCACGCGCATCCTGCGGCTGGATCGCGACAGCACGCGGCGGCCCGGCATGGTGGAATCCATTTTAAACGCCTTTGCCCGCAAGGAAGCCCAGGTGCTGGTCGGCACGCAGATGCTTTCCAAGGGGCATCATTTCCCGGACGTGACGTTGGTGATTGCTGCGGACGCCGACCTCGGCCTCAACCTGCCCGATTACCGGGCGGCGGAACGGACGTTCCAGCTCCTGGTGCAGGCTTCCGGCCGGTCCGGCAGGGGCGAAAAGGCCGGGGAGGTCGTCATCCAGACGCGCGATCCCGGCCATTATTGCTGGGAATTCGTCAAAACCGGGGACTACGCCGGGTTTTACGCCCAGGAAATCGCCCGGCGCGAGAAGCGGAAATACCCGCCCTTCGTGCGGCTGGCGCTCTTGCGTATGAGCTTCGCCAAGGATTCCCCCAAGGGGGAACTCCTGATGCAGGAGGTGGCCCAGGCTGTCCGGACCAAGGCGCGCGAGGCGGGTTTGACGGTTTTGGGTCCGGCTCCCGCCCCGATCGCGATGTTGCGGGGCATGCGGCGGTTCCATTGCCTGATAAAGGCGGAATCCTGGGGGCCGGTGCGGGATCTCTACCTCCTCGCGCAACAAAAAGCCGGCCGGTCCGGCACGTTGCGGCTCGCGCTCGACCTTGATCCGGTGAATATGTTGTGA
- a CDS encoding putative Holliday junction resolvase (Evidence 3 : Function proposed based on presence of conserved amino acid motif, structural feature or limited homology): protein MARVACMKRLPLARLSDNGMKYLAIDYGEKRTGIAVSDSGGSMAFARTTIHKVTRDGFWKDLLGVIEAEAAEALVVGMPKTADGQDTEIIRQIRNFIASLHRRCDLPVYVMEETLSSFDAELKLRDTKKNRSGLDGAAAAGILESFLNLPEDKRTAA, encoded by the coding sequence ATGGCGCGGGTTGCGTGCATGAAACGGTTGCCGCTCGCAAGGCTCTCGGATAACGGTATGAAGTATCTGGCCATTGATTACGGAGAAAAACGGACCGGCATCGCGGTAAGCGATTCCGGCGGGTCCATGGCTTTTGCCCGCACGACAATCCATAAAGTCACCAGGGACGGTTTCTGGAAAGACCTTCTCGGCGTGATAGAAGCGGAAGCCGCCGAAGCCCTGGTCGTGGGCATGCCGAAAACGGCGGACGGCCAGGACACCGAGATCATCCGGCAGATCCGCAACTTTATCGCGTCGCTCCACCGCCGCTGCGACCTGCCCGTGTATGTCATGGAAGAAACCTTAAGCTCCTTTGACGCGGAACTGAAACTGCGCGACACGAAAAAAAACCGCTCCGGCCTGGATGGCGCGGCGGCGGCGGGCATACTCGAATCCTTCCTCAACCTGCCGGAAGATAAACGGACGGCCGCATGA
- a CDS encoding 4Fe-4S binding domain protein, whose translation MPQKGPHISIDTESLVNRILRINAEEFAEWPEGVRNLTLELAGELFLVCYNPFINVSIVRESVNARFEQSRRALAHHYANTLADGLTMFWSAFDNELAFRTELISRLEAVLPKDRIDARPHSRVESATDATDLRMELPLLVVAPASAEEVSAVVKLANEMQFALVPRGGASGLTGGAIPARKRTVVLSLTRMNTISTVDAETMTITAEAGAITNDVRMAALDQGFLFSIDPASKTASTIGGNIAENSGGPLCFEYGTTIDNVLSYTMVTPTGEIILIERMNHPRHKIYEDETAVFEVRDVSGGVRTVVRLNGNELRSAGLGKDVTNKALGGLPGMQKEGVDGIIVAATFVVHRILPHSRVLVLEFYGRSMTKAMEVIKSIVSMRNEERKQGDTVKITALEEFGSKYVDAIEYKKKSTKHEGDPISVLILQLESDDETALDSMVSRIREICGPNEAVDYFVARDGKEAELFWEDRHRLSAIAKRTSGFKINEDVVIPIDEVPRFAKFIEQINLEGMARSFRRALQEVGRLPGFPEEDKEMNREFSYASKVIKGEVPSSEVSDQEMELRAVLYLKALREQHPALAKKIDAIEQRMHATRIIVANHMHAGDGNCHVNIPVNSNDQQMLHDAEKTAQRVMARAQEIGGEVSGEHGIGITKIAFLSQEKIDAIKEVKRLTDPRNIMNPAKLTQRELPVAPFTFSFNSLIQDIRESGIEDKERLISLLANVQICTRCGKCKQVCPMHFPSASLLYQPRNKNLVLGALIEAIYYTQINKGSTDPALLAELRGLMEHCTGCGKCMAVCPVKIDSASVALTSRAILEREKQGGHPIKTRVLEYMAKDITTRVPKMARLASTGQRMQNKAMGILPAAWRKRFENPLFAAKGPLVGYRHLSEVIRLDKGTIFMPAGTVKGTVLYFPGCAASLFFRSVGLAGIMLCLRAGFAVILPEKHLCCGYPLLASGMDEQYQAVGKDAMAHLKRLCAKAAGLGLAPGHLLTACGTCRESMHKLAEEFASPSDAIIQQDVVQFLTAHLAPQAVLQGQKLLYHAPCHAEWSGVRATKAADLYAGALENMTGASVAVSPLCCGESGMGAMTSPAIFNKIRDRKASQLATDFTKVPENAPILVGCPSCKQGISRTLIGMQEDRPVLHTLEFLANTLMGEGWRGQFPKLLRTIKPDENGIRRVDLAALGAVELTDADNMGDDDH comes from the coding sequence ATGCCGCAAAAAGGCCCGCACATATCGATCGACACGGAATCTCTCGTCAACCGCATTTTACGCATCAACGCCGAGGAATTCGCCGAATGGCCGGAAGGGGTCCGCAACCTGACCCTGGAGCTGGCGGGCGAGTTGTTCCTTGTCTGCTACAACCCCTTCATCAACGTTTCCATCGTGCGCGAAAGCGTGAACGCGCGGTTCGAGCAATCCCGCCGGGCGCTGGCGCACCATTACGCCAATACGCTCGCCGACGGCCTGACCATGTTCTGGAGCGCCTTTGACAACGAACTGGCGTTCCGCACCGAACTGATCTCCCGGCTTGAGGCCGTTCTGCCGAAAGACCGTATCGACGCGCGGCCCCATTCGCGCGTGGAAAGTGCCACGGACGCGACGGACCTGCGCATGGAGCTTCCCCTTTTGGTGGTGGCTCCGGCCAGCGCCGAGGAAGTCAGCGCCGTGGTCAAGCTGGCGAACGAAATGCAGTTCGCCCTCGTGCCGCGCGGCGGCGCATCCGGCCTGACGGGCGGCGCCATTCCCGCGAGGAAACGGACCGTCGTCCTCTCCCTGACCCGCATGAACACCATTTCGACCGTTGACGCGGAAACCATGACCATCACGGCCGAGGCCGGCGCCATCACCAACGACGTACGCATGGCCGCCCTGGACCAAGGGTTTCTTTTCAGCATAGATCCTGCCTCCAAAACCGCTTCCACCATCGGCGGCAACATCGCGGAAAACTCCGGCGGGCCCCTGTGCTTCGAGTACGGCACGACCATCGACAACGTGCTCTCCTACACCATGGTCACGCCGACAGGGGAAATCATCCTCATCGAGCGCATGAACCACCCGCGCCACAAAATTTACGAGGACGAGACCGCCGTGTTCGAAGTGCGCGACGTTTCCGGCGGCGTGCGAACCGTGGTACGCCTGAACGGGAACGAGCTGCGCTCGGCGGGGCTGGGCAAGGACGTGACCAACAAGGCGCTCGGCGGGCTGCCCGGCATGCAGAAGGAAGGCGTTGACGGCATCATCGTCGCGGCCACCTTCGTGGTGCACCGCATTCTGCCCCATTCCCGGGTGCTGGTGTTGGAATTTTACGGCCGCAGCATGACGAAAGCCATGGAAGTCATCAAGTCCATCGTGTCCATGCGCAACGAGGAACGGAAACAGGGCGACACGGTCAAGATCACAGCCCTGGAAGAATTCGGCTCCAAGTACGTGGATGCCATCGAGTACAAGAAAAAATCGACGAAGCACGAGGGCGACCCCATTTCCGTGCTCATCCTCCAGCTTGAAAGTGATGACGAGACCGCCCTGGATTCCATGGTCTCGCGCATCCGCGAGATATGCGGCCCCAACGAAGCCGTGGACTACTTCGTGGCCAGGGACGGGAAGGAGGCGGAACTCTTCTGGGAAGACCGCCACCGTCTTTCGGCCATCGCCAAGCGGACCTCGGGCTTCAAAATCAACGAAGACGTGGTCATCCCCATCGATGAAGTGCCGCGCTTCGCCAAGTTTATCGAACAGATCAACCTTGAGGGCATGGCCCGCTCGTTCCGCCGCGCGCTCCAGGAAGTGGGCCGTCTGCCGGGCTTCCCGGAGGAAGACAAGGAGATGAACCGCGAGTTCTCCTACGCTTCCAAGGTCATCAAGGGAGAAGTCCCGTCCTCCGAAGTTTCGGACCAGGAAATGGAACTGCGCGCCGTGTTGTATCTTAAAGCTTTGCGGGAACAGCACCCCGCCCTGGCGAAAAAAATCGACGCCATCGAGCAGCGCATGCACGCGACCCGCATCATCGTGGCCAACCACATGCATGCCGGGGACGGCAACTGCCACGTGAACATCCCGGTCAACTCCAACGACCAGCAGATGCTGCACGACGCGGAAAAAACCGCCCAGCGCGTCATGGCCCGCGCCCAGGAGATCGGGGGCGAGGTCTCCGGCGAGCACGGCATCGGCATTACCAAAATAGCCTTCCTTTCCCAGGAAAAGATCGATGCCATCAAGGAAGTCAAGCGCCTGACCGACCCGCGCAACATCATGAACCCGGCGAAACTGACGCAGCGGGAACTGCCCGTCGCGCCCTTCACCTTTTCCTTCAACAGCCTGATCCAGGATATCCGGGAAAGCGGCATCGAGGATAAAGAACGCCTCATCAGCCTGCTCGCCAACGTGCAGATCTGCACCCGCTGCGGCAAATGCAAGCAGGTCTGCCCCATGCATTTCCCCTCGGCGTCGCTCCTGTACCAGCCGCGCAACAAAAACCTCGTGCTCGGCGCGCTGATCGAGGCCATCTACTACACCCAGATCAACAAGGGCTCCACGGACCCGGCCCTTCTCGCGGAGTTGCGGGGCCTCATGGAGCATTGCACGGGCTGCGGCAAGTGCATGGCCGTCTGCCCGGTGAAAATCGATTCCGCGAGCGTTGCCCTGACCTCCCGCGCCATCCTTGAGCGGGAAAAACAGGGCGGCCACCCGATCAAAACGCGCGTTCTCGAGTACATGGCAAAAGACATCACCACGCGTGTGCCCAAAATGGCCCGTCTCGCTTCCACCGGCCAGCGGATGCAGAACAAAGCCATGGGCATCCTGCCCGCCGCCTGGCGCAAACGGTTCGAGAACCCGCTCTTCGCGGCCAAAGGGCCGCTTGTGGGGTACCGCCACCTCAGCGAAGTCATCCGTCTGGACAAGGGCACCATCTTCATGCCCGCCGGGACCGTGAAGGGGACTGTCTTATACTTCCCCGGCTGCGCGGCCAGCCTCTTTTTCCGGTCCGTGGGGCTGGCGGGAATCATGCTGTGCCTCAGAGCCGGGTTTGCCGTCATCCTGCCGGAAAAACACCTCTGCTGCGGCTACCCGCTGCTCGCATCCGGCATGGACGAGCAGTACCAGGCCGTGGGCAAGGACGCCATGGCGCACCTGAAACGGTTGTGCGCGAAAGCCGCCGGGCTGGGCCTCGCTCCGGGGCATCTTTTGACCGCCTGCGGCACCTGCCGCGAAAGCATGCACAAGCTGGCGGAGGAATTCGCCTCCCCCTCGGACGCCATCATCCAGCAGGACGTGGTGCAGTTCCTTACCGCGCACTTAGCTCCCCAGGCTGTCCTGCAAGGCCAGAAACTCTTGTACCACGCGCCGTGCCATGCCGAATGGTCGGGCGTGCGCGCGACCAAGGCGGCGGATCTCTACGCCGGAGCGCTGGAAAACATGACCGGCGCGTCCGTTGCGGTCAGCCCCCTGTGCTGCGGCGAATCGGGCATGGGCGCCATGACCAGCCCCGCCATCTTCAACAAGATACGCGACCGCAAAGCAAGCCAGTTGGCGACGGATTTCACGAAAGTGCCGGAAAACGCGCCGATCCTGGTCGGCTGCCCTTCCTGCAAGCAGGGGATCAGCCGCACGCTCATCGGCATGCAGGAAGACCGCCCGGTCCTGCACACCCTGGAGTTTCTTGCCAACACCCTGATGGGTGAAGGCTGGCGCGGGCAGTTCCCCAAACTGCTGCGGACCATCAAGCCCGACGAAAACGGCATCCGCCGGGTGGATCTTGCCGCCCTCGGCGCCGTCGAGCTGACGGACGCCGACAACATGGGCGACGACGACCACTAG